A window of Coraliomargarita sinensis genomic DNA:
GTCGGCAAAGTTTTGGATGCGCTGGCGACAAGCCCTTATGCTGGCAACACCATCGTGGTGCTCTGGTCGGATCACGGCTACCACCTGGGCGAGAAAAACACCTTCCAAAAGATGTCTCTTTGGGAGCGAAGTTCCCACGTCCCTCTTGTCATTTCCGCCCCGGGAGTGGAAGCCGGAATACGATGCGATCGCGTTGTCAGCCTTTTAGATCTGTATCCTACCCTTGTGGAGATGGCCGGACTGCCAGCAAATGATAAAACCGAAGGCCGTAGCCTCGTGCCCCTCCTCGAGAGTCCATCCATACGCTGGCCCTATCCGGCGATTACGGGCTGGAAGGAGAATAGTTTTGCGATTCAGGGTGAGCGATACCGCTACTTGCGTTATGGAGACGGTAGCGAGGAGCTGTATGACCACTCGAGCGACTTGGACGAGCAGCATAACCTTGCCGGCAATCCCGACTACAAAGCGGTCAAAAAGCTAATGGCGCTTACCTTGAGAACCATCCTGAACGAGGGCACTGGCGAGCAAGACACTGCACGCAAAGCGGCCGAACTGCGGGAGCAGTGCGCGTCTCTTGGTGCCACTGCAATTTTTCCCTGACCTCCATTACTGTCTACCTGATCGCATTTTATGAAATACTCCTACTTGACGCTTGGATTTCTTGTTGGCTTGGTCGCCGCTTGTATCCTATTTCCACTTTTCAAACCAAGCGGCGAGGCGGCGGGTTCCGGTGTAATGCGTATGAAAATCGCGCACACGCTTCCGGTAAGCCATCCGGTGCATGCCGGGATCGAGCACTTCGCGGAGCGGGTGGCGGCTTATTCAAGTGGCCAGATTCAACTGGATATTTTTCCCAATGGGAGCTAAAAAATGACATTCCGGAATGACCCCTGCCATGTTTCACCGCGTAATACAATCAATACGAATCCAACCCGCCAATCCGGCCAACACCGAAGCAAGGCCGACACCCGAAGGCAATATCGTCAATTGCGTCTTCAAGGCGCTTTTTTCGTATTTCATAAGTCGTTGGAAAACAAAACAGATCCAAAGTTTGAAGGGTACACCTCCCGTAGCTGCAATGTGATAACGGCGCAACTCACATCTCGCAAAGACATGATTGATAATGCACTAGTCACTACAGCAAAAAATAATCGCGTAATGATTCTAATTCTTAAATTCTCACCCTCCGTCAGCCAGCGCCGCAAAAAGCAAATTTTGACCAACAACCCTAAATAATAGAATAGGACATCAGCTAATGTTTAAGAAAAAATTACTGACCGCTACGCTCACTCCTCTCGCGATGATCGCGCTTTCAGCCAGTGCGGCCGTTGTTGTTCAGCCGACAGATGTAGACGCTAGCAGCTTTTTTAGTGGTTCTTTTGACCCGTCCCATGTCATAGACGGCTCAGGCTTAGGCCCTGGTGGTTCGGACGTTGAAACCGGCGATCCGGTGCCTAGCACCTGGCCCACTAACATAAATGACTCCAACACCCGTAGTGCTAGCTGGGTGTCTGTAAATAATGACGACAACGGGTGGATCATGTTCGATCTCGGTCAGAGCTACGAATTGGACGGCATGCACATCTGGAACTACAACTCCCCCGAATCAAGGGGTATAGAAGATGTGAACATCAAGTTCGCTACCACCCTTACTGGCACCTTCGGCAGCACTGATGAGACCGACACCGGATGGGGCACGGCGACCGCCGAGACATTCACGCAAGCATCGAAGCTGAACACTTACACAGGGGAAACGTACTCCCTCGGCAGCACCGTTACGGCTCGATACGTCCTGTTTGATATTCAAACGAATTACGGCGATAGCTATGTCGGTTTGGATGAAGTCCGCTTCACCGGCACCGCCGTTCCAGAGCCCTCGTCTTTCGCCCTGCTTGCTAGCTGCTTCGGCCTGACCTGGATCATGGTTCGTCGCCGCTAAGGTTTAGACTGATAAACTATAAATTTTTCCAAAAGCGCAAGGATTTCACACTTTGCGCTTTTTTGTGCCCGCAAAACAAGTACCGAACAGGAACTACGGCATCCGGTTAAGCGGAAATCGCAGGGCCTCCAGCTTGCCTCCGACCATGAGCACTGATTGAATGACTGAGGCCGCGCAATACTCATTGCCTGAGGTACAGACTCCCCATCCTCAAGCAACCCTTCGATATAGCACTCGATCGCTTCACGTGCATTTGCAAGTGCCTCTTCATAAGAATCGCCCGCAATGAAGCAGCCGGGTAAATCGGGAATGACACACCGTAGTTACTATCCTTATCTTTATGAATGATTAAGTAAAGGGGCCGCCAATTGATAGCGCAGGTGCACTCGCGGCAACCCGGCCAGGCGCTAGGGCTTCGGATTCCAATGCTCAAGCTGCAGCTTTTTTAGTTGCTCCACCACCTTCGGGTGCTGGTCGGCTAGATTGACCTTTTCGTAAGGATCTTTTTTCAGGTCGTAGAGTTCGATGCCTTGCGGTGCGGTGGCAAAGGCACGCTTCGCAGTGGCCGGACCGGGCAGGATTAGCTTCCACCAGTCGTGGATCACCACATTGGCGAAAAGGCTTTCGGCCGGATTCGACAGATCGGCGATGTCGTGGGTGTAGGCTTCGACGAATACCGTCTCACGGTTTTTCATCGCGCTGCGGTCCATGAGATTCAGGCCGGGCAGTTCTTTGGGAACCGGGACTCCGGTGATGTCGAGAATTGTTCGGGTGATGTCCGTCACATGCGCGAGGGTGCTGCCATCCATTTCAGCTTTCACCTTGCCGGGCCAGCGGATGAGGATCGGGGTGCGGGTGCCATCCTCATAAGGACTCATTTTCGCCCTCTGGCCTTTGTAGCCTTTCTCGGCGTTCCATCCGTTGTCGGCAAGATAGAGGATGACCGTGTTTTCCTTGTGCTGGTTTGCCACCAGATAGTCCTCAAGTTCACCGGTGGATTCGTCGAGCCATTCCACACAGGCCCGGTATTTCTCGGCGGCCGGTGTCGGGCCCTTGCCGCGGTATTTCTTGAGCAGGCGTTCCGGCGGATTGTGGGGGTCGTGCGGAAGAAGGGGCGCGTGCCAGATGAAAAAGGGTTTGTTCTTTTGCTCCGCCATTTCGATGAAATCAAAAATGGGCTGCATGGTCTCGCGCCCGATCTTGAGTCCTTCGTCACCGTGGCGGGTTCCTTTCTTCGTCATGCCATGCGTAAAACCCATGTCCTTGTAGGTCCCGTTCCAGATTTTTCCGGTTTGGAAGGTGAGGTAGCCGGCCTCGCTGAGTGCCTCCGGAAGGATTAATGGATTGTCAAGTATGCGTCGCTGCAGCTCTGTCCGATACTGATTCCCATATCTTCCTCCGATCTCTTGCCATCCGGCCAGATCGTTGCCGGTGATACCGTGCTCGTGAGGCAGCCTGCCTGTCAGCAACGAGGCCAGGGTCGGCGAGCAGACCGGCATGGTATAGCCGCGGGTGTAGGTCAGGCTCTCATTCGCCAGTTTATCGAGCACAGGCGTGTTGACCTGCTCGGAACCCATGAAACCGTAATCATCAAAGGCGTGATCATCGGAGATAATGAGAATGACGTTGGGCCGCTCCCAGGCGGAGAGGCCGCATTGAGCACCAGTGAGAAATACCAGGAGAATGATTATCAGTTTTTGCGTCATGGAGAATGGAATGGCTGTTCGCTTGGATTCTTTTTTACATCACTCGGTGTTCACCCGAAGCAACTTAACCGGCCCGATCAGGCCTGAGGCCTGGAGGGGGCTGTTTTTGCGGAATTTCTGAAAGTTGGAACGGGTGTAGCGCTGGTCTTCCGGAAGGTGTTGATCGCCGATCATGCGGTTGGGCCAGTTGTTGGCGACCTGCACGGTGAGCTGGTTCGTTCCGGTTTTGAGGGCCGGGGCGAGATCGATGCGGGCGGGGGTGGACCAGACCACGCCGAGGTCACGGCCGTTCAGGAGGACGCGGGCCACTTCCCTGACCTCGCCGAGGTCGAGCAGGATTTGACGGTCGGGGCCGGAGGGCAGGCGTTCGTCGAAATCAAAGCTGGTCTTGTAATCGGCGATGCCAGAGTAGAACTTGACCTTTTCGTTGGGATGCCTGGTCCAGCAGGTCAGGGCATCGAAAGTGACGGGCGATTGCGGCCCCCACGGGGACTGGAAGCTGACCTCCCAGGGTTTGCTGAGAGTCAGCAGTTCGCTGACCTCGGGGATGTTGACGGAGCGTGGGGTGTGGGTGCCTTCCGGCTTGCGGAACACCACGAGCACGGAAGCTTCCGGCGGCAGTGCGAGTTCGAGCTCGGTGCGCTCCCCTGCCCTTTTGTAAGCGGGGTTGGGTGTGATGCGGGCGCTGACCGGATCCCAGAGTTCCGGCTGGCGGCCCTTCTGCCGAAAGCTGGCAGTGATCCGGCGCGGCACGTTCAGGCGGTTGACCACGTAGTAGAGATCGGCGTCGGTGGTGGTGCGGTGGAAATAATCGACGGTCAGGAAGTGGTCCTTTGAGGTCTGAACCTCCCTTTCCTCCCAGGTAAAGTCGGGCTCGATCTGTTTTTGCTCGAGGATTTCTCGGGTCGGGAGGGTGCTGATTTGACCACTGCCCCAGAGGTGCTCCACCAGTTCGGCGAAGCGTTGGTCGGCTGCGGCATCGCCGATCAGGCCGTAGCGTTTCTCCGGGCGGGGGCCGCAGACGGTGGCGCCCGCCTCGACCAGCTCGGCAATCTTTTCGAGCGCCGGCAGGTCATAGGTGTCGTGGGCGGGCAGCGCCAGGACGCGGTAGCGGACGCCGTGCGGGAGGGCCAGGGCACCGTCGGGTGCGACCGCCAGTCGATGCAGGAGCGAGAGCTTGTCGATCACATCGTAGTCGTAGCCCGGCAGGACGCCAGCCGGGTCGTCGCGCTTCAAGCGGACAAAACCCGGGATATTCTCGCCTTTGAAGTAGAGCACGTCGGAGACCGACAGGCCCTGTTGCATCATGAACTGGACACGGTTCATGTAGTCGATGAAGCCGTTGATCATGGGCCACCAGGTGACTCGGTTATTGCCGTGGGTGCCGGCGAAGTAAGCCTGGCCGGGCAGGCCCATTTCCTCGGGTGAGGAATCGTAGGTGTGCCAGACGGTGAGGTTGTGCCCCTCGCAGACGGCGCGGTCGAAGTCGTGCTTGAGCATGCGGGGCGAGCGCTCCCAGTGGGGGCCGATGGTGGTGAAGGCCTCCGCCATGGAGAGGCGCCGACCATAGATGTGAGCCACGCTGGAAGTCTGCTTGACGAAGAAACGCTGGCTGTCTTTGACGCGGTGCCTGTTGTTGCGGTTCCAAAACTCACCCATTGGGATATCGCTGACGCCGAGGTTGCGCATGGCATCGAAGGGCCCGGCGTGCGGGCCGCCGGACTCCGGGTGGATACCGAGGCCGTGTTGATGGGCGCGTCGACTGAACTGAACGTATTTGTTTTCGTGAATCAGATCGGCCAGAGTCGCGCGGAAATCGTTGAGGAAGCGTGTGGAGGCCTCCGGGCTCTCGACGATATGTCCGGCGAGGACCGGCAGCCAGGGCGTGATGTCATAGCCGCGGCGCTCGGCGAATGCTTCCGGGAGTTTTGGCGTCCAGTTGATCGGTCCCAGCTCCCAGCTGTCATCATGCAGGAAGTTCAGGGTCTTGCCCAGGTGAGGCTTCACTTCCGCAAGTAGCGGCTCCACGACCTCATCCCAGTAAAAATCGAAGGCGCCCGCATCGAGGTAGTCGATGCAGCGGCCGACCCACTCCCCGCTGCTGGTGCTGACGTGCGAACCGGAGTAAGTGTAGCCGAGGCGTATGATTTGCCAGGTGCCCTCCGGGGCGGACCAAGTCAGCTGGCCGTCCCCGCTGAGGTGCTCGCTGAGATCGACGACCTCGGCGGGGGCGCAGGCGGCACTGCCACCGCCCGGTTCAAGCAGGTGCCAAGCAGGGGCGGCGGTGAAACCTCCCGGATACTCGTAATAGGCTTTCTTTTTGAACTGCGAGAGTTGGGTCGACGAGGTTTTCGTGCCTCCTCCCGAAAAGACTGGCTGATCGCCTTGGAAAAGGGCCAGCTCCGCCACCTGCACATTGCGCGGTGCGTCCGGGTGCCTGGGATCATCTGCGCCGGTAAAGACCACACGCAGCGCTTTGGCATCGACGGCGTCGAAGGTGATCTCCGAGGTCTTTTGCTGAAATGCCAGGTTCTCGCGGACCGGCTTCCATCCCTGGCCGGTGGAGATTTCAATGCGGCCCTGCTTCGGGCCGTAGCCCGGGCGTGCGGTGATTTGGACGCGGTCCACCGGGGTAGCTTCCTCGAAACGCAGTTCCAGCCACTGCGGGGCCTGGGGGCTCGGGCCGCCGCCGGGAGTTATTCCCTGACTCACCCAGAAGGTGTTCAGATCACCATCCGCAACCCGTGCTGCCTGGTGGGACGGGTTCTGGGTGCTGCTGGCCGCCAGGCTTGCTTTGGTCTCGGTGGCATCGTGCACCTTGAGTGGCACGGCCACCACCGCCACATCCCGGTAGTAGCCCTCTTTAGCTTCGGGTTGCGGCAACTTGACGGCGATATCGCGGCCTCCCTGCAGGGTGGTTTCGGCGTAAGTGAGCTTCTTCGAGGCATGCTCCAGAGGGACGAGTGGCCCGCCGAGATTCCAACCGCTCTGGATATTGAGACCCAATTCGAGATCGAGTCGGGCCGCTTGCTCGACCGCGTGTTTGAAAAGCTTGGTCCACTCGGGTGAGGCAAACAGGGGGCCTGCCGGCACCGGTTTGCCCCCGCGCTGGGTGTCGCCCCCGGCATCAAAGAGCAAGGCACCGCCGTAGCCTTTATCCTTCAGGGCCTCCAAATCGTCGGTGATGGCTTTCTTCGTGACATTGCCATTGAGCCACCACCAGTAGACGCGCGTCCGGGCGATCCGGGGCGGGTTTCGCCAGCCTTCCTCCAGCGACATCATGGGCTCGAGCGAGGCCGAAAGATAGGCCCGAACGGGTTCGATGAAATGCGTTGTGCGCTCCTGCCCGGCTTGCGCGCAGCCAGCCGTGAGAACGGCGGCGGTGAAGATGCTCCAGAAGGCTGAATGCGGGGATCGTGTTGTCATAGTATTTATATTATATCGTTTGACTAAAGCCCTAATGGGTAAGGTTTTTTTCGTATCTCGGGGGCATCCTTGCCTTCGACGTATTTCGGCAACTTTGCTGGAGCGGTTTGAAAAACTGGTAGGCGCGGATTCTTGCCGTCGGATTGTTTGCTGTAATTTTCTCCGTCGACCTCAACCAAAAGGTAACAGGAAAAGAGACCACCATATTCACCCAACAAGATCTCGATGGGATAAGAAGTCCCGCGTCTGACATCGATCCACTTCCCGGCGACCATCGGTCGATTCCTGGGGTCAGGCGTCCTGCCAATGGGATCACGCTGCAAACTTGAAAATGCAGCCAGCGGCCTCTCCAAACTGGCATCGAGAACGACCTTCCTGTCGAACCGAACCACGAGGATATTATCACCCTGCCCTGCAAAACGGATCCTTCCCGAAATCGAGGAAACGACTTCGCCCTCGTAATGGGCGATCCAGTAAATGGGTTTAATTTCATCCTTCACCCCAAAAGCCTCCGGAGCAGCTTCCGCCTGAACCAGAGGGATAAAGAATTGCCGGGAATATAATTCCGTATCGGCCCGATAAAATTCCTCCAATAGTGATTCATTCCAACCGCGAGCAAACTCGTTCAAAATTTCGAAATACTTGCGCGTGGAAAAATCCACGGGGGCCCCGTTCTTATCCATCTTTGTATCATAGAGACGACCTACCAAAGCACCACTTATTGCCCTTTGACTTCCGAATAAACCGAGATCCAAGGCCATTTCCCTAACTCCAGAAAGCCCACCACCAAAGCCACCTCCTCCACGGCCGTAGACGGAAACGCTGTCCACGTTGACATCTATATCCAACTCAGGGATATCCAGATCGGAAGGATTATTGACTACGATCGCAGGTGGACGCGGGGGTGGTGTCGATTGATTACGCTGCTGAATATTAACAGTGTATTCCGGTTCTTTTTGTGGGGGTGGCGCAATGGCTGCCGCTTCGAAAACCGTTTCCTCACGCATTGCTTCAGTAACGAACTTAATCGTACCGAAAATTAAAACAGCAACCACATGCAATGCGAGGCTGACAAAGAATACGGTAGCCAAGGCTCTGCGCGATTTTCTTCCAAAGAATTGTTTCATGGCGTTTTTCTGATGAGCGTCAGACTTATCACGGCCGCATTCAGCAAATTCGATTACAGGGCAGGCCCAACAGCCGGGCCAGTTTCTCGATCTTGGGGGCGATGTGCCCGACCCCGATGGCGCAGTGGTGCGAGGGGCCTCCCTGGGACCATTGGTTCAGGAAATCAGTCGCGGAGATGGGGAATTTGTAGCGGCTGTTGGTGTTGCCGATCTGGATGACCGGGCCGGGCACCGACTCGCCTTCGGCGACTTGCAGGATGACGGCACCTTCGCGGTGCTGGACCACGGAAAGCAGCGTGACCGGGCCGTGCTTGACCGTCATCTGGATAGAGAGACCCTTGCCCGGCTTGCCGTGATAGACGGGCACCGGAACCAGACCGACGCGCCCCTCGGCAATGGCAAAGTGGGCCGGGCCATCGTGCCCGAGATAGACGACGTCATCCACAAAATCCGTCAGATAAAACTCAGAGAAGGAACCACCGGCTCCGAAGAGATCCATGATCTTCATCGCCTGCACGTTCTTCACCTCATACTCGCCCGCGATGGGGACGTTCCGACCGGTCAGGAGCGTGTTCCCGGCGATGAGCGAGGTCACGATATTTTCGAATTCGCCCGTGCCCTCATAGTAGTAGGCCATCGAGCCGAGCTTGTGGGTCTCGACCAGGCGGTCCATGGCCACGGAGGTGCGGGCGGCCCGGTCGAGCTCGCTTTGTTCGCACTCGCCGGACACATCGAAGCGCTCCCGAAACTCCTCGATCTTGGCGGCGGCCTCCGCATCAGTCACCGCCTGACGCAGCTGGTTCAGCTCGTCCATTTCCACGATCTCAAAGTGGTTGCCGAAGGCGGCCGACTGCTGCGTCAGATCGGAGTAGACGTCGAGCATGCCGCAGTAGTAGTGCCCGAGCAGACCGACCCGGTTCTGACGCATCCCAGCCGCCACTTTTGCCGCGTCCACCCAGTCCTGAATCTCGCTCCAGGCCGACTCCTGCTCCAGGTAGCCGGTGACGACCTGGTAATCAATACCCGCGCGGTTGAAGACACTGGCCAGCTCCGGCACGCAGCAGGCCTGGCAATGCTCCAGCCAGATTCCGGTCATTTCCCCGCGGTCTCCCCTGGCATTGAAGGCCTCGTAGTCGAGCTGGGCGACCGGCTGCAGGTTGAGCATGACCACCGGCACCCTGGCCTTTTGCACCACTGGCAAGACAGTGGAAGAAAGCGCGTAGGTGGAGATGAAAAGAAAGATCACTTCCACGTCTTCCTCTTTGAACAGTGTGGCCGCAACTACGGCCTTTTCCGCTTGGTCGACCATGCCGGCATCCACCATTTCCAGCCCCATGTCCGCGACCCGATCACGGATCCGGGCATGATAGCCGTTGAGCTTGCCGAGCAAGCCGTCGAATTGCGGCCAGTAGGTATCGAGCCCGATTGAAAATATGCCTGCTTTCATGGTGGTGCGTCTTTCAAGTCTGTTAAATAATCAATGCGTCTGGAATCAGTGCCCGGTGGCCTGGGCTCCGAGTAAGTTGCCCCACCCGATGATGAGGGTGCTGAGAACAAGGGTGAGCAAGCCCGCTGCGATCCAGTAGTGAGTCGCCTTTCGAGTGCCGGCCCACTCCCGCAGCAGAATACCCCAGACAGTGCTGAAAATGATGATGGCGGCCATGTGCAGCGTCCAACTGGAGAACTCATAGGCTCCCATCTGGGTCGTGCCCATGCCGTAGAAGAAGAACTGCAGATACCAAGTCACTCCGGCGATGGCACACCAGAGGTAGTTGAACAACGGGGCGCCGGGCGCCGCGCTGCCGGTTTCCGGAACGGCACCCGCCTCGGCCGCGGCCGCCGCCGAGGCATCGGGCACGGCGTCGGCCAGCGGTTCCGGCTCGCTGCGCCCCTGCCCGCCCCAGTAGAGCGATAAGCTGCCGCGCTTGATCATCAGGCTGCCGCACCAGAGCAAGTTGAAACAAAAGCCCCCCAGCAGGACGGCAATCAGCACCGGGAGATTTTGCCAGAGTGGTCCGATGCCCGCCTCGACGGAGAGCGCCGCGATCGGCTTGCCCGCAGCAAAACCGAAGGCCATGCAAGCGCTCATCACACCAGCCACCAGAGCGACCAGCATGCCTTTGCCGAAATGAAATTCGGCCACCGAGGCCTGCTTCTTTTCGTCGCTCAATTCCCGCTCCTTGCGCAGACCGGCGCGACCGCTCATGGCAATGCCCGCCATGCAGACCGCGACCCCGCCGAGAATGACCTGCCCCGAACCGGAGGTGGCAATCTCGACAATGCTTCCATCGAAGATCGGTGGAATCAGCGTACCGAAAGCGGCGCACATCCCCAAGGCCACCGCATAGCCCAGGGCGATGCCGAGATAGCGCATGGTCAGCCCGAAGGTCAGCCCGCCGATGCCCCAGAGAAAACCGAAGAACCAGGTCCAGAACAAGGACTTGAGCGGTGCCTCGGAGAGCACCTGCCAGCTTCGCGGAGCGAGGAAGAGCGCCGCGACCGCTGGCGCAATCAACCAACTGAACAAACCGCCCATCAGCCAGGCATTTTCCCAGGGCCAGGTCCTCACTTTTCGAAAGGGCAGATAAAAACTTGCGGCGGCGAGTCCGCCGATAGCGTGGAGTAATACGCCCAGAAAAGGCGAGGCTGTCGAGCTGTCCATAATGATGAGGTGACCGCTATAATTTAACAAATCTATATGTTTCAGATCGGGATAGATTTGTAGGTTGAGGCCAATCTAGACCCGTCCTCAAAGCCAATGCAACCCGTCTTAGTAATTGAAATCTATCAAAAATATGCAAAATTCTATCACTAAGCTTTAGCTCCGTTCAATCGACTCCATCCTCATGAACAGACAGAACTACTTCGAATATTTCCCGGCAGGGCCCCATGAAAAGCTGTGGGGCCTGCACGTTTCAGCGGCGGGTTATACCCGGGTCGCACCCGGCGAGCCCTACCCCTCGCGGGAGCACCCCAACACGCGCTACTTCACCTGGGAGAGTGGGCGGGTCTTGGCTGCGCTGCAGCTCATCTTTATCTCCTCCGGTCAGGGGACCTTCGCGGAGACGGAGGCCGAGGCCGAGACGACCGTTTCTGAGGGAGATGTCTTTATCGTGCGGCCGGGCATCTGGCATCGCTACAAACCTGCATCGCAGACCGGTTGGACGGAAAACTGGTTCGAACTGCGGGGCACTTCGGTTGACCGCTGGCTGGCTGGCGGCCTTTTGCAAAAATCGATCTACAGAGTGAGCCCAATCGAGACCTACCGGCAGCGCTTCGACGATTTCCATGAGACGGCCGTCCAGCGCCCGGCCGGCTACCGGCCCACCCTGGCCGGATTGGCCATGGCCTTGCTCGGGCAACTGTCCATCCAGAATCGTTCCTCCACCGAAATCAACAATTCCATTGCCAGGATGGTTGATGCGGCCCGTGAGCAACTACTCAAGGGCGTCCCGGTGGAGACCGTCGCCGCCGGACAGGGAATGAGCTACCCCTGCTTCTATCGCCACTTCAAAAAAGCGACCGGGCTGGCTCCGAAAGAATACGTCAACAAAACGCGGCACGCCCAAGCCGAAACCCTGCTTTCCGGTAGCGGCATGAGCGTCAAGGAGATTGCCATACAGCTGGGCTACAGCTCGCCCAGCCATTTCTCCGCAGACTTCAAAAAACGCGGTGGTCGATCCCCGAAAAAGTGGCTGAAAGATTAGATCATTCTTCACCTACAAAAGCCAACATCTGTAGCTTCGTCCTGAAAAGTCCATCTACCTCAGAAAATTGTCGATCTTCTAACCAAGCAGGTCACTTAGGCAAAAAAAGGGGATCATGCCGGAATGCCCCCTTTTTTTATCCCGTTTGTTTGCCTTGCGCCGTCGTCGCTTTGCTCCCCGGAACCGCATGCAGGGGATCGATCATCCCGCTCAGCGGGACTGCTTACGGTTTACTTGTCACGGCGTAATCCAAAGAAGACGGATCCAACCTGCCAATCCGGCCAATACCGAAGCGAAGCCGACACCCGAAGGCAATATTGTCAATTGCGTCTTCAAGGCACTTTTCTTATTCTCGTGAGTCATTAGCAAGCAGAACAGATCCAAAAGTTTGAAGGGTACATGGCCCGTATTCGGCAGAGACATCCATCGTCATCACACGAAAACGCCGACCGGAGGAACCGGTCGGCGTTTTGGAAATTGGAGTCGGCGCGGGATCCGCGATCAGGCGCGACGGCGGCGCAATAGCAGCAGTGCGCCGCCGAGACCGACGAGCAGGGCTGCGGAGGGTTCCGGAACTGCGGTAAGAGCCAGACCAGTAAAGTAGGCTCCACTGTCGCTCGACCAGTTGATCGTCTCGTAATCCGCGGCGTCGGCAAAATCCATCTTGAATGCAAACTGGACTTGGCGAACATCATCGCCATTTCCATCCTGAACGGGGTTTTGGACAAACTCGTCCATCACCAAATCACTGAGAATACCATCCGTATCCACCATTGTTGCATTCAGAGATATATCTCCTAAGAAATCACCGGTAAATACCCAGACCGTGCCGGACGTAAGACTTGTAATGTCTATGGAGCCGGACCACTTCGGAGTGCTTGACGAATCATTGTATCCGCCTGTGGCAATCGCAGGATCTACACTTGGATCCAGACTTGACGTCCATAGATCGAAACCGCCTCGTGTCCCAAACCCTGGGTCAGCACTGAGAGCACCAATATTTGATGCAGTTCCTTTGTAGCTAGCGGCCGAGAGATCATAATCGACCACCGTGCCGGTCAGGTCCACAACGGTGGCTCCTGTGAAGTCCTTAATATAGGCATCGGAATTGAAGACGGAAACGTCGTATCCAACATACGACCCGTTCGCGTCGAGGGCTCCGCCCGAAGCGCGGCCGGCGAGGACGAAGCTGTCCGTGACAGAGAGGGAAGCGGCATCAACGAAGGATAGACTACTAAGCGCAGCGGTGGCACCTAAGGCGGCGAGTAATGGGTACCTAGTTAATATTTTCATATACGTTATTTTTATATTGAGTTGGTTTGGGATGGGTTGGGTTTAAATTAAAACTAACGT
This region includes:
- a CDS encoding AraC family transcriptional regulator, with product MNRQNYFEYFPAGPHEKLWGLHVSAAGYTRVAPGEPYPSREHPNTRYFTWESGRVLAALQLIFISSGQGTFAETEAEAETTVSEGDVFIVRPGIWHRYKPASQTGWTENWFELRGTSVDRWLAGGLLQKSIYRVSPIETYRQRFDDFHETAVQRPAGYRPTLAGLAMALLGQLSIQNRSSTEINNSIARMVDAAREQLLKGVPVETVAAGQGMSYPCFYRHFKKATGLAPKEYVNKTRHAQAETLLSGSGMSVKEIAIQLGYSSPSHFSADFKKRGGRSPKKWLKD
- a CDS encoding PEP-CTERM sorting domain-containing protein (PEP-CTERM proteins occur, often in large numbers, in the proteomes of bacteria that also encode an exosortase, a predicted intramembrane cysteine proteinase. The presence of a PEP-CTERM domain at a protein's C-terminus predicts cleavage within the sorting domain, followed by covalent anchoring to some some component of the (usually Gram-negative) cell surface. Many PEP-CTERM proteins exhibit an unusual sequence composition that includes large numbers of potential glycosylation sites. Expression of one such protein has been shown restore the ability of a bacterium to form floc, a type of biofilm.) is translated as MKILTRYPLLAALGATAALSSLSFVDAASLSVTDSFVLAGRASGGALDANGSYVGYDVSVFNSDAYIKDFTGATVVDLTGTVVDYDLSAASYKGTASNIGALSADPGFGTRGGFDLWTSSLDPSVDPAIATGGYNDSSSTPKWSGSIDITSLTSGTVWVFTGDFLGDISLNATMVDTDGILSDLVMDEFVQNPVQDGNGDDVRQVQFAFKMDFADAADYETINWSSDSGAYFTGLALTAVPEPSAALLVGLGGALLLLRRRRA